A single Orcinus orca chromosome 2, mOrcOrc1.1, whole genome shotgun sequence DNA region contains:
- the GATM gene encoding glycine amidinotransferase, mitochondrial isoform X4, which yields MNTAPDVVSVSIPANTYEKYWTFYQKYGGHHFPKDHLKKAVAEIEEMCNILKMEGVTVRRPDTIDWSLKYKTPDFESTGLYAAMPRDILIVVGNEIIEAPMAWRARFFEYRAYRAIIKDYFRRGAKWTTAPKPTMADELYDQDYPIHSVEDRHKLAAQGKFVTTEFEPCFDAADFIRAGRDIFAQRSQVTNYMGIEWMRKHLAPDYRVHIISFKDPNPMHIDATFNIIGPGLVLSNPDRPCHQIDLFKKAGWTIVTPPIPVIPDDHPLWMSSKWLSMNVLMLDEKRVMVDANEVPIQKMFEKLGISTIKVNIRNANSLGGGFHCWTCDVRRRGTLQSYFD from the exons ATGAACACTGCACCAGATGTGGTCTCAGTCTCAATTCCA GCCAACACATATGAAAAGTACTGGACTTTTTACCAAAAGTATGGGGGCCATCATTTTCCCAAAGATCATTTGAAAAAGGCTGTTGCCGAAATTGAAGAAatgtgcaatattttaaaaatggaaggagTGACAGTGAGGAGGCCTGACACCATTGACTGGTCCTTGAAGTATAAAACTCCTGATTTTGAGTCTACGG GTTTATATGCTGCGATGCCTCGAGACATCCTGATAGTTGTGGGAAATGAGATTATCGAGGCTCCCATGGCCTGGCGCGCTCGCTTCTTTGAGTACCGCGCGTACAGAGCAATTATCAAAGACTACTTCCGCCGCGGGGCCAAGTGGACAACAGCTCCTAAGCCCACAATGGCTGATGAGCTTTATGACCAG GATTACCCCATCCATTCTGTAGAAGACAGACACAAATTGGCTGCTCAGGGAAAATTTGTGACGACTGAGTTCGAGCCGTGCTTTGATGCTGCTGACTTCATTCGAGCTGGAAGAGACATCTTTGCACAGAGAAGCCAG GTGACAAACTACATGGGCATTGAATGGATGCGTAAGCATCTCGCTCCAGACTACAGAGTGCATATCATCTCCTTTAAAGACCCCAATCCGATGCACATTGATGCCACCTTCAATATCATTGGGCCCGGTCTCGTGCTTTCCAATCCTGACCGACCATGTCACCAG ATTGATCTTTTCAAGAAAGCAGGATGGACCATAGTTACTCCTCCAATACCAGTCATCCCAGATG ATCACCCACTCTGGATGTCGTCCAAATGGCTTTCCATGAATGTCTTAATGCTAGATGAAAAGCGTGTTATGGTGGATGCCAACGAAGTCCCGATTCAAAAGATGTTTGAAAAGCTGG GTATCAGTACCATTAAGGTTAACATTCGTAATGCCAATTCCCTGGGAGGAGGCTTCCACTGCTGGACCTGCGATGTCCGGCGCCGAGGCACCCTACAGTCCTACTTTGATTGA
- the GATM gene encoding glycine amidinotransferase, mitochondrial isoform X3: MLRVRCLRGGSRGAEAVHYIGSRANTYEKYWTFYQKYGGHHFPKDHLKKAVAEIEEMCNILKMEGVTVRRPDTIDWSLKYKTPDFESTGLYAAMPRDILIVVGNEIIEAPMAWRARFFEYRAYRAIIKDYFRRGAKWTTAPKPTMADELYDQDYPIHSVEDRHKLAAQGKFVTTEFEPCFDAADFIRAGRDIFAQRSQVTNYMGIEWMRKHLAPDYRVHIISFKDPNPMHIDATFNIIGPGLVLSNPDRPCHQIDLFKKAGWTIVTPPIPVIPDDHPLWMSSKWLSMNVLMLDEKRVMVDANEVPIQKMFEKLGISTIKVNIRNANSLGGGFHCWTCDVRRRGTLQSYFD; the protein is encoded by the exons GCCAACACATATGAAAAGTACTGGACTTTTTACCAAAAGTATGGGGGCCATCATTTTCCCAAAGATCATTTGAAAAAGGCTGTTGCCGAAATTGAAGAAatgtgcaatattttaaaaatggaaggagTGACAGTGAGGAGGCCTGACACCATTGACTGGTCCTTGAAGTATAAAACTCCTGATTTTGAGTCTACGG GTTTATATGCTGCGATGCCTCGAGACATCCTGATAGTTGTGGGAAATGAGATTATCGAGGCTCCCATGGCCTGGCGCGCTCGCTTCTTTGAGTACCGCGCGTACAGAGCAATTATCAAAGACTACTTCCGCCGCGGGGCCAAGTGGACAACAGCTCCTAAGCCCACAATGGCTGATGAGCTTTATGACCAG GATTACCCCATCCATTCTGTAGAAGACAGACACAAATTGGCTGCTCAGGGAAAATTTGTGACGACTGAGTTCGAGCCGTGCTTTGATGCTGCTGACTTCATTCGAGCTGGAAGAGACATCTTTGCACAGAGAAGCCAG GTGACAAACTACATGGGCATTGAATGGATGCGTAAGCATCTCGCTCCAGACTACAGAGTGCATATCATCTCCTTTAAAGACCCCAATCCGATGCACATTGATGCCACCTTCAATATCATTGGGCCCGGTCTCGTGCTTTCCAATCCTGACCGACCATGTCACCAG ATTGATCTTTTCAAGAAAGCAGGATGGACCATAGTTACTCCTCCAATACCAGTCATCCCAGATG ATCACCCACTCTGGATGTCGTCCAAATGGCTTTCCATGAATGTCTTAATGCTAGATGAAAAGCGTGTTATGGTGGATGCCAACGAAGTCCCGATTCAAAAGATGTTTGAAAAGCTGG GTATCAGTACCATTAAGGTTAACATTCGTAATGCCAATTCCCTGGGAGGAGGCTTCCACTGCTGGACCTGCGATGTCCGGCGCCGAGGCACCCTACAGTCCTACTTTGATTGA